In the genome of Roseovarius sp. Pro17, the window CGGCCAGCGCCGTCGTGTCAATGCGCACGTCGCCCACCAGATATGGGCCCGGCAGAATACGCGCCGCGTTCCACGCCGAAATCAGCGCGCTGTTCGGCAGCCAGCCTCCAAGGGGCGCGCTGATATCAGCCGTCAGCGCGGCAAACTGACCTTCAGAATCTAGCGCCAAGGTGCCGCGGGTTGTCAGGCCGCGCCCATGAGTGGCCGATAGGAAATCCTCGCTGCGCGTCGCGCTCCACCGTACTGGCTGGCCAATGGTCAGCGCCGCCCAGACGCAATAGACCTCTTCGGGATATAGCGATGCTTTCATGCCGAACGCGCCACCGACATCAGGCGCGATGACGTGGATAAGAGTCTCGCTTACCCCAAGTATCTGCGCCAGATGGGTGCGCGTGCGATGCGGTGTCTGGGTCGAGTGCCAGACAGTCACTCCACCGCCCGGTTCGGGGCGCACCGCGATGGCGCGCGGCTCTAGCGAAAGGGGCGCGAGGCGGGCATGATTTGCATGCGCCTCGACACAGTGCGCCGCATTGCGCAGCGCCGTGTCCGGATCACCAGCACGCCATGCGCGATGCGCTATGCGGGTGGGCGGCGGGGGCGCTTTGGCGTCGATATCCAGCACGATTGCCTCCAGCGCATCCTGCGCCTCGGCCCGGCTAGTCGCCAGTACGGCGGCGACCGGTTGACCCACAGCATCAACCTGGCCTCGGGCGAGGATCGCAAAGGGTGTTTGAGCGTCCAATGGTAGCACCTCGTTCACCGGCAGCGCGCCCAGATGCGCCACATCCGCGCCAATATGTACGGCCTGCACGCCCGGCATACCGCGCGCATCTGCGGTATCCAGCGCAGTGATATAGCCCGCCGCGACATCGCTGCGCAGGAATACAACGCGCAGCGCGCCGGGCAGCGCAATGTCGTCGCAATATTGCCCCTCCCCGCGCAAGAGCGCGTGGTTGGTATGAGGGCGAAAACCAGTGGTCATTATGCGCGCGGCCCGGCGGTTAGGATTATGCCACATGATGCGCCACCGCGCACCTAGGTGCAAATAGCGGTTCGGCCGGCGGGTATCACGAAAACTGATAGCAGGTGCATGCTGCTTCATCTAAACTTGGGGGCAGGACAGCAATGGGAGGCATCATGACCGGCATCGGGATCATCGGATATGGCGCGATTGCGCGCTATGTGGCGGACGCACTGGCACAGGATGGCACGCCCATTTCGGCCGTTTTGGCGCGGCCAGGCCGCGAGGCAGCGGCGCGCGCGGCGCTGGGGGTCGAGGCGGTGACGGACGCGGCCGGGTTGGCCGCCCACGCGCGGCTGGTCGTCGATTGCGCCGGGCATGCGGGCCTCTCTGCCCACGGGGCCGCACTGCTGCGTGAGGGGTGCGAGGTCGTCACATTGTCGCTGGGCGCGCTGGCCGACGACGCGCTGCTCGCCACGTTGATGTCAGCTGCCGAGACAGGTGGCGGCAGGATGCGCCTCGCCTCTGGTGCAATCGGCGCGCTGGATGCGCTGTCGGCGGCCACGGTCGGTGGGCTGAGCCATGTGCGCTACACCGGGACCAAGCCGCCCGGTGGTTGGGCCGGATCGCCCGCCGAAGACGTGCTGGACCTCGCCACCCTCAGCGAGGCCACCGCCCATTTCACCGGCAGCGCGCGGCAGGCCGCGCTCAGCTACCCCAAAAACGCCAATGTCGCCGCAGCCGTCGCGCTGGCGGGGATCGGGTTCGATGCGACCGAGGTGCAACTGATCGCCGATCCGACCGTCACGCAGAACACGCACCGGGTCGAAGCCGAGGGCGCGTTTGGGCGCTTTGACTTCACCATTTGTGGCAATGCGCTGCCGGACAATCCCAAGTCCTCCGCCCTCGCTGCGATGAGTGCTGTGCGCGCTGTGCAGACCCGGACCACTTGGATGCGGTTCTAACCCATGCGAGGCCATGCGCAGATCATGAGCCGCGTCATTAGCCGGCTAAAGCTACGGCAGCTGCGCCTGCTGATCGCGGTGGGCCAGCATGGCAGCATCCTGCATGCCGCGCGCGAGATGAACCTGTCGCAGCCTGCCGCGACCAAGATGATCAAGGATCTGGAAATCGATTTCGATGTGCTGCTGTTCGAGCGCACAAACCGGGGCGTCGTGCCGACCGTCTTTGGTGAGGCGCTGATCCGAGGCGGGCAGTTGGTCTTTTCCCAGATTGGCACCACGGCGCAGGAGATGGAGGATCTGGCTGGCGGCAATGCAGGCCGCATCGTCGTCGGCACGCTACTGGCGGCTTCGGGTGGCCTGTTGCCGATGGCGATCAACACAGTGCTGGCGCAACGCCCGCGCCTTGCCATCAAGGTGGTCGAGGGGACGAACGAGGTGCTGATGCCCCGCCTGCGCGCGGGCGAGTTGGACTTGATTGTGGGCCGCCTGCCCGTGCTGCGCCACCGCTCGGATCTGGAGCAACGCAGGCTGATGCAGGGCCGCATAGCGCTGGTGGTGCGTGCGGGGCATCCACTGCTGGAGATCGGGCTACTCAGCTTTGACAATCTGCGTCCGTATGGCTGGATTCTACCGCCGCCCGACACAACGCTGCGCCGCCAGATTGATCAGTTCTTCGTCGCCGAGGGCCAGTACGCGCCACCGACGCTGGTGGAATCCGTCAGCTATCTCACTAATCGCGGTCTGCTCGCCGCCAGTGACATGATCTGCGCTATGCCTGCCGAGGCCGCGGATCTGGGCCCAGCCAGCACGCTGGCCGAGTTGCCGCTCCCCCTGCCCTTCGGCGATGGCCCGTTGGGTGCATCATTTCGTAGCAATACGTCGCTGCCCCCCGCTGCCGCTGCGTTGCTGGACGCGCTGGAACAGGCCGCAGCGATCCTTCAGCCGATCAGCGCCAACGACAGGATCGGAAAGTAACATAGCGCCAGCAGCACCAGCACCACAGCCACAAGGAACGGCCAGAGCGCGGCAAAGATCGCCGTCGGTTTTACGTTGCTCATCGACGCGGCGATATAAAGGCCGACACCGACAGGCGGCGTCAGCAGCCCCAGCGCCAGGTTAATGCTGATAACCACACCAAACTGAAATGGGCTGATGCCGTAGTCGCCCGTGGCGATTGGCAGAAGAATCGGCGTGACGAGGATCAGCGCCGCGATACCGTCAATCAGCATCCCCACCAACAACAGCGCCCCCATCACGATCAGCAAAAATATGAACGGGTCCGAGGTCAGCGACGTGATCAGCGCGGCCAGCGTCTGGGGGATCGCCTCATAGATCACGACCCAGCCAAAGACATTGGCTGCGGCGACCATAAAGATCACCATAGACGCGTTCTGTGCCGTGCGCAGGAATAGCTCAAACAGGTGCGAGGGCCTTAGCTCGCCGTAGACCAGCCAACCCAGCAGGAATGCGATCAGCGAGGCCACCGCCGCGCTTTCGGTCGGGGTCGCGATGCCCATGACGATGCCGCCGATGATCGCCACCGGGATCAACGCGGCGGGCAGGCAGGCAAGGATCGCGCGGACCGCATCCCCTGCGCTCATCCACTCGCCCTTGGGGAAATCGGCGGCAAGGCCGATCAGCGTGACCACGATGAAAAAGCTGCCAGCCATCATCAGGCCCGGAATGATACCGGCAAGGAACATGTCGCCGATGGGGATCTGCGCCAGAACGCCGTAGATGACGAATAGCATTGAGGGTGGAATGACCGGCGCCAGCAGACCCCCGGCGGCTGTGGTCGCAGCGGCAAAACCGCGATCATAGCCCTCGGCCTCCATCGCCGGAACCATTGCGCGGCTCATCACCGCGATCTGGCTGACGGCGGACCCAATGATCGCCGCCATGAACATGTTGGCCAAGAGGTTGATCCAGACCAGCCCGCCGCGAAAGCCGCCGACCAGCACGCGGGCGGCGTTTACGAGGCGTTTGGTCATGCCGCCCTCATTCATCAACTCGCCCGTCAGCATAAAGAGCGGGATGGCCAGCAGGCCGTAATTCTCCGTCCCGGCGAACATCTGCTGTGTGAAACTGTCAAAGAGGACGCCATTGTCGCTCTGCCAGATATAGCCCATCGCAGTCATCGCCAGCACGATTGAGATCGGTACAGCCCCGAACAACAGCACCAGAAACAGGGCGGCGGTCATGGCACAACCCGCCCGGGTGCCCATGGCCGGACAAGGTTGGACACCGCATGGAGCAGGAGTCCGCAGGCAAAGATCGGCATAATCAGCCACAGCCAGAATTTGCGAATGCCCAGCGTCAGCGTCGGCTCGGCGTAGATGAAATTGAAAGTCTCGCCCTGAAACGCCATCGTGTCAAAGCCCGCGCGCAGCAGATCCAATGGCAGGAACCAGCGCCAGCAGAGCCAGATCATCAGCGCGGCAAAGATTAGCACGACTGCATCAACTACGCGCTGCGCGCCATGTGCAGCGCCGTCGGGCAACATGTCGGTGAACAGCGTGACACTGACCGAATGGCCAAAATGCACGGCGGCAGAGGCGGCAAAGAAGGTCATCCAAGTCATTGCCATGATCGCCGCCTCATCGACCCAAAAGATCGACGCACTCAGCGCACGGGTCACGACGTTTAGCAGGACGAGCAGCGTGATCGCCACCGCCAGAACGGCAGCGAAAGCCATCTCGGCCCGCGCCCAGACATGAGAAATCCTGTGCAGCACCCTGCCCTCACAATGCAAATCTGGCCGCCCGGCGTCCGGGCGGCCAGTGAACTTAGCCTAAAGCGATCTTATTCAGCCGAGGCCGCAGCGGCATCGCGCATCTCGCCCAGAACGGACGACTGCTCGGTCCAGATCTTGTCCCACTCGGCAGGCACGTCGCCAAAGAACTCGGGGCCTACGTCGATGAATGCGGTCTCGGTGCCGCGCACTTCGTCTAGCCACTCCTGGTCCTTGACTACGTAGGTCGCAACAACTTCGTCCAGCCGCTTTTTCATCAGCTCGGCGATGGTTGCGCGGTCCTCTTCGGACATACCTTTCCAGACCTTGGCTGAAACCAGCCCGACCATCGGGAACATCATGTGATTGGACACGACGACCGTATCGGCCTGCTCGTAATATTTCAGCTTCCAGATCAGTTCGGCGTCCATATCGATGGCGTTGACCTGACCGTTGGCCAGCGCGTCATAGACGGCAGGCAGCGGCATCGGCGTGGGCGCGGCGCCCAGCAGGTTGTAGAAATCGAGGATCGGCTTGAAGGGCGTAATGCGCAGCTTCTTGCCCTTGAGATCTGCGGCACTTTTGACGTCGCCCTTGGAGACGATCTGGCGCAGCCCTGCCATGCCATAGCCGATGCCAACAACGCCGGCCTTGGCCGGTAGATCCTCCAGCATCCGGGCGGCCAGATCCGATTGCAGGATGCGGCCTGCGTGACTGATATCATTGGCGAGGTAAGGCGCGTAGAAGGCGCCGAAATCCGGTACGCGGTTCGATACCTCGGCGACCGTCAGAAATGCCATGTCCAGCGCGCCGGTCTGAAGCTGCTGCATCATCTCGGCCTCGCTGCCCAGCTGCTGCGCGGGGAAAACGGTGACGGTGTGCGCGCCATCGCTCGCTTCGGCCAAATCGGCGCCGAAATCCTCGGCCGCCTTGGTCCAGATATGCGAGGGCGGCGTGATCAGCCCCAGGCGCAGGTCATCCGCGCTGGCCGCGCTGGCCACCAGCACGGTCGCGACGGCGATAGCTGCGGGCAGTTTGGTTAAGAATGTCTTCCCCATTGGTCTCTCCTGATTGTCATGTCGCGCCCATCTTGCGGGGCGCTTGGGTATCATCAATTGTCCAGTTTCACCCAGCCCTCGGGCGGCTCCTTGCCCGGATGCACGGTGCCACACTCGGGACAGGTGCGCGCCTCTTGCGACGCATAGAAGCCTTCATAGACAGGCGGCAGATCGTCGACAATGGATTTCAACTGCATCTCGGCGCGGTGAACCAGCGCGTTGCAGTCAAAGCAATACCATTCGACCGCATCCAGTTCGCCGGTCTGGCGCTTTGGCTCGATCACCAGGCCGATGCTGCCCTCCTGCGGGCGCTGCGGCGAGTGGCGGACATGCGGCGGCAACAGGAACACGTCGCCCTCGCGGATCGGCACATCGTAAAAATCATCGCCATCCTTGAGTTTCAGCAGCATGTCACCCTTGAGTTGGTAAAAGAATTCCTCGACCGGATCGTCATGGTAATCGGTGCGCTTGTTCGGACCGCCGACGACGGTGACCATCAGGTCTGCGTCCTCAAACACCTTCTTGTTGCCGACGGGCGGTTTCAAAAGGTGCTGATGCTCTTCGATCCACTTGTGGAAATTGAACGCTGCCAGTCTGCTCATGATCGCTCCTATGCTTGGTGCCGCGCCACTGTCCGCCCTGTCCGGCTATCCGCGCAATCGGGCAAGGTGAAATTGGCTATCGCGGTTTGTGATAGCCGCGCCGTTTGAATGCAGTTTTCACCAAAGCCGCTCTGAGCGCAAGCGCGGCTCAGCCGCCGCTAAGCTCCGGTGAAAAGATCGCCGTAGCGCTCGCGCAGGATGTTCTTCTGCACCTTGCCCATCGTGTTGCGCGGCAGCTCGTCCACCACGATCAGGCGGCGAGGATGCTTGAAGCGTGCCAGCGCGTCGCCCGCTGCAGCCATGATGGCTTCCTCGTCGGGCGTCTGGCCCGGTGCGGCGACCAGAACGCCCACGACCGTTTCGCCGAAATCTGGATGCGGCACACCGATCACGGCGCTTTCCAGCACGCCGGGCTGCTCATCCAGAACCAGCTCAATCTCCTTGGGATAAATATTATAGCCACCCGAGATGATCAGATCCTTGCCGCGCCCGACGATCTGCACATAACCTTGACTGTCGATCAGCCCCAGATCGCCAGTGATGAAAAACCCATCCTCGCGCAGCTCTTCGGCGGTCTTTTCCGGCATTTGCCAGTAGCCCTGGAACACGTTCGCCCCGCGCACCTCCAATTGGCCCACCTCGCCTTGCGGCACCTCCTGGCCCGTTGCAGGGTCGCATATCTTCAGCTCGACTCCGGGCAGCGCAAAACCGACGGTTCCAGCGCGGCGCTCGCCTGCGTAAGGGTTCGAGGTGTTCATGTTCGTTTCGGTCATGCCGTAACGCTCAAGGATCGCGTGGCCGGTGCGCGCGCTAAAACGGTCATGCGTTTCTGCCAGCAGCGGCGCGCTGCCCGAGGTAAAGAGGCGCATATGCTGCGTTGCATTTTTGTCAAAGCGCGGATCGTCCAGCAGGCGCGTGTAGAAGGTCGGCACGCCCATCATCGACGTCGCGCGCGGCAGGTGGTGCAGTACGGCGTCCACGTCGAATTTCGGCAAGAAAATCATCGCCCCGCCCGCCACCAGCGTCACATTGGTTGCCACGAACAGACCGTGCGTATGAAAGATCGGCAAGCAATGCAGCAACACGTCGGCATCGGTAAAGCGCCATTCATCCACCAGCACCTCGGCGTTGCTGAGCAGGTTTTCCTGACTCAGCATCGCCCCCTTTGAGCGGCCCGTGGTGCCGGAGGTATAGAGAAGCGCGGCCAGATCGTCCTTGGTCCGGTCTGCGGTGGAATAGGTGTCGCCCTGCCCCGCCGCGCCGTCCATCAGGCTGCCGGAACCGTCTGCGTTCAACGTGGCCAACTGCGCGCCGAGACCCTTTGCCACCGGCGCGAGACCCTCGACCGCG includes:
- a CDS encoding aspartate dehydrogenase translates to MTGIGIIGYGAIARYVADALAQDGTPISAVLARPGREAAARAALGVEAVTDAAGLAAHARLVVDCAGHAGLSAHGAALLREGCEVVTLSLGALADDALLATLMSAAETGGGRMRLASGAIGALDALSAATVGGLSHVRYTGTKPPGGWAGSPAEDVLDLATLSEATAHFTGSARQAALSYPKNANVAAAVALAGIGFDATEVQLIADPTVTQNTHRVEAEGAFGRFDFTICGNALPDNPKSSALAAMSAVRAVQTRTTWMRF
- a CDS encoding LysR family transcriptional regulator, with product MSRVISRLKLRQLRLLIAVGQHGSILHAAREMNLSQPAATKMIKDLEIDFDVLLFERTNRGVVPTVFGEALIRGGQLVFSQIGTTAQEMEDLAGGNAGRIVVGTLLAASGGLLPMAINTVLAQRPRLAIKVVEGTNEVLMPRLRAGELDLIVGRLPVLRHRSDLEQRRLMQGRIALVVRAGHPLLEIGLLSFDNLRPYGWILPPPDTTLRRQIDQFFVAEGQYAPPTLVESVSYLTNRGLLAASDMICAMPAEAADLGPASTLAELPLPLPFGDGPLGASFRSNTSLPPAAAALLDALEQAAAILQPISANDRIGK
- a CDS encoding TRAP transporter large permease, with amino-acid sequence MTAALFLVLLFGAVPISIVLAMTAMGYIWQSDNGVLFDSFTQQMFAGTENYGLLAIPLFMLTGELMNEGGMTKRLVNAARVLVGGFRGGLVWINLLANMFMAAIIGSAVSQIAVMSRAMVPAMEAEGYDRGFAAATTAAGGLLAPVIPPSMLFVIYGVLAQIPIGDMFLAGIIPGLMMAGSFFIVVTLIGLAADFPKGEWMSAGDAVRAILACLPAALIPVAIIGGIVMGIATPTESAAVASLIAFLLGWLVYGELRPSHLFELFLRTAQNASMVIFMVAAANVFGWVVIYEAIPQTLAALITSLTSDPFIFLLIVMGALLLVGMLIDGIAALILVTPILLPIATGDYGISPFQFGVVISINLALGLLTPPVGVGLYIAASMSNVKPTAIFAALWPFLVAVVLVLLALCYFPILSLALIG
- a CDS encoding TRAP transporter small permease; this encodes MAFAAVLAVAITLLVLLNVVTRALSASIFWVDEAAIMAMTWMTFFAASAAVHFGHSVSVTLFTDMLPDGAAHGAQRVVDAVVLIFAALMIWLCWRWFLPLDLLRAGFDTMAFQGETFNFIYAEPTLTLGIRKFWLWLIMPIFACGLLLHAVSNLVRPWAPGRVVP
- a CDS encoding TRAP transporter substrate-binding protein, translating into MGKTFLTKLPAAIAVATVLVASAASADDLRLGLITPPSHIWTKAAEDFGADLAEASDGAHTVTVFPAQQLGSEAEMMQQLQTGALDMAFLTVAEVSNRVPDFGAFYAPYLANDISHAGRILQSDLAARMLEDLPAKAGVVGIGYGMAGLRQIVSKGDVKSAADLKGKKLRITPFKPILDFYNLLGAAPTPMPLPAVYDALANGQVNAIDMDAELIWKLKYYEQADTVVVSNHMMFPMVGLVSAKVWKGMSEEDRATIAELMKKRLDEVVATYVVKDQEWLDEVRGTETAFIDVGPEFFGDVPAEWDKIWTEQSSVLGEMRDAAAASAE
- a CDS encoding 3-hydroxyanthranilate 3,4-dioxygenase, giving the protein MSRLAAFNFHKWIEEHQHLLKPPVGNKKVFEDADLMVTVVGGPNKRTDYHDDPVEEFFYQLKGDMLLKLKDGDDFYDVPIREGDVFLLPPHVRHSPQRPQEGSIGLVIEPKRQTGELDAVEWYCFDCNALVHRAEMQLKSIVDDLPPVYEGFYASQEARTCPECGTVHPGKEPPEGWVKLDN
- a CDS encoding malonyl-CoA synthase; this encodes MANPLYDTLFGRHAGKSTPFLILPDGTEITHSAFLAMAARIANQLAALGLKPGDRLAAQIAKSPEALALYAACAQTGVVFLPLNTAYTANEVTYFIENSGAALVVCDGGAVEGLAPVAKGLGAQLATLNADGSGSLMDGAAGQGDTYSTADRTKDDLAALLYTSGTTGRSKGAMLSQENLLSNAEVLVDEWRFTDADVLLHCLPIFHTHGLFVATNVTLVAGGAMIFLPKFDVDAVLHHLPRATSMMGVPTFYTRLLDDPRFDKNATQHMRLFTSGSAPLLAETHDRFSARTGHAILERYGMTETNMNTSNPYAGERRAGTVGFALPGVELKICDPATGQEVPQGEVGQLEVRGANVFQGYWQMPEKTAEELREDGFFITGDLGLIDSQGYVQIVGRGKDLIISGGYNIYPKEIELVLDEQPGVLESAVIGVPHPDFGETVVGVLVAAPGQTPDEEAIMAAAGDALARFKHPRRLIVVDELPRNTMGKVQKNILRERYGDLFTGA